Proteins encoded in a region of the Onychostoma macrolepis isolate SWU-2019 chromosome 20, ASM1243209v1, whole genome shotgun sequence genome:
- the hmbox1b gene encoding homeobox-containing protein 1 isoform X2 yields MSHYTDEPRFTIEQIDLLQRLRRTGMTKPEIVHALDTLERLDREHGDKFGRRGPSDSNATNSTTSSTTPTSNNTSNATVATSSTTSTATQTQFHGNLSPSPSNSYATSPPTVLPSPVSLVAMAQNGRDALAATPNGKLSPNRYPVNSAAAVRSYGLEGSEEDLDIDDKVEELMRRDSTLVKEEIKAFLGNRRISQAVVAQVTGISQSRISHWLLQQGSDLSEQKKRAFYRWYQLEKTTPGATLNMRPTPVSLDEMEWRQTPPPISSAPGSFRLRRGSRFTWRKECLAVMESYFSDNQYPDEAKREEIANACNAVIQKPGKKLSDLERVTSLKVYNWFANRRKEIKRRANIEATILESHGIDVQSPGGHSNSDDVDANDYNEQGCDVTYFEKRGVNRPFGYYRLEPTSPTQDDAGNHADHQDPISLAVEMAAVNHSILALSRPGGVASEIKTESLDDD; encoded by the exons ATGTCTCACTACACAGATGAGCCACGCTTCACCATCGAGCAGATCGACCTGCTGCAGAGACTGCGGCGTACAGGTATGACCAAACCCGAGATCGTGCACGCGCTGGACACCCTGGAGCGACTCGACCGCGAGCACGGGGACAAATTTGGCCGGCGTGGCCCGTCGGACTCCAATGCCACCAACAGCACCACCTCCAGCACTACACCCACCTCAAATAACACTAGCAACGCCACCGTGGCAACCTCCTCCACCACTTCCACAGCAACACAAACACAGTTCCATGGTAATTTATCGCCGTCGCCCAGCAACAGTTACGCCACGTCTCCACCCACCGTCTTACCCTCACCGGTTTCTCTGGTCGCCATGGCGCAGAATGGGCGGGACGCTTTGGCGGCGACGCCTAATGGGAAGCTGTCGCCAAACCGGTACCCAGTGAACAGTGCGGCGGCCGTGAGATCGTATGGGCTGGAGGGGTCAGAGGAGGACCTGGATATAGACGACAAGGTGGAGGAGCTCATGAG GCGGGACAGCACCCTGGTGAAGGAAGAAATCAAAGCCTTTCTGGGCAACAGACGCATCTCACAGGCCGTGGTGGCTCAGGTCACAG GCATCAGTCAGAGCAGAATCTCTCACTGGCTCCTCCAGCAGGGCTCAGATCTCAGCGAACAGAAGAAACGAGCTTTCTATCGCTGGTACCAGCTGGAGAAGACTACGCCAG gtGCCACATTAAATATGCGGCCCACCCCTGTATCTCTGGATGAGATGGAGTGGCGTCAGACTCCGCCCCCCATAAGCTCCGCCCCTGGAAGCTTCCGTCTGCGCAGAGGCAGTCGATTCACCTGGAGGAAGGAATGTCTTGCTGTGATGGAGAG CTATTTCAGTGATAATCAATATCCAGATGAAGCCAAACGAGAGGAAATCGCCAACGCCTGCAACGCTGTTATTCAGAAACCAG GAAAGAAGCTGTCTGACTTGGAAAGAGTCACATCATTGAAAGTCTACAACTGGTTTGCCAACCGACGCAAAGAGATCAAGAGGAGGGCCAATATTG AAGCCACAATCTTGGAGAGTCACGGGATAGATGTGCAGAGTCCCGGAGGACACTCCAACAGCGACGACGTCGACGCTAACGACTACAACGAGCAG GGTTGTGATGTTACCTATTTTGAAAAGAGAGGCGTGAACAGACCCTTTGGTTACTACCGTCTGGAGCCCACCTCACCAACACAG GATGACGCCGGCAATCACGCAGACCACCAGGACCCCATCTCTCTCGCCGTGGAGATGGCAGCTGTCAATCACAGCATCCTCGCCCTGTCCCGCCCAGGAGGCGTGGCCAGTGAAATCAAGACAGAGTCACTGGATGATGACTGA
- the hmbox1b gene encoding homeobox-containing protein 1 isoform X3, with the protein MSHYTDEPRFTIEQIDLLQRLRRTGMTKPEIVHALDTLERLDREHGDKFGRRGPSDSNATNSTTSSTTPTSNNTSNATVATSSTTSTATQTQFHGNLSPSPSNSYATSPPTVLPSPVSLVAMAQNGRDALAATPNGKLSPNRYPVNSAAAVRSYGLEGSEEDLDIDDKVEELMRRDSTLVKEEIKAFLGNRRISQAVVAQVTGISQSRISHWLLQQGSDLSEQKKRAFYRWYQLEKTTPGATLNMRPTPVSLDEMEWRQTPPPISSAPGSFRLRRGSRFTWRKECLAVMESYFSDNQYPDEAKREEIANACNAVIQKPGKKLSDLERVTSLKVYNWFANRRKEIKRRANIATILESHGIDVQSPGGHSNSDDVDANDYNEQGCDVTYFEKRGVNRPFGYYRLEPTSPTQDDAGNHADHQDPISLAVEMAAVNHSILALSRPGGVASEIKTESLDDD; encoded by the exons ATGTCTCACTACACAGATGAGCCACGCTTCACCATCGAGCAGATCGACCTGCTGCAGAGACTGCGGCGTACAGGTATGACCAAACCCGAGATCGTGCACGCGCTGGACACCCTGGAGCGACTCGACCGCGAGCACGGGGACAAATTTGGCCGGCGTGGCCCGTCGGACTCCAATGCCACCAACAGCACCACCTCCAGCACTACACCCACCTCAAATAACACTAGCAACGCCACCGTGGCAACCTCCTCCACCACTTCCACAGCAACACAAACACAGTTCCATGGTAATTTATCGCCGTCGCCCAGCAACAGTTACGCCACGTCTCCACCCACCGTCTTACCCTCACCGGTTTCTCTGGTCGCCATGGCGCAGAATGGGCGGGACGCTTTGGCGGCGACGCCTAATGGGAAGCTGTCGCCAAACCGGTACCCAGTGAACAGTGCGGCGGCCGTGAGATCGTATGGGCTGGAGGGGTCAGAGGAGGACCTGGATATAGACGACAAGGTGGAGGAGCTCATGAG GCGGGACAGCACCCTGGTGAAGGAAGAAATCAAAGCCTTTCTGGGCAACAGACGCATCTCACAGGCCGTGGTGGCTCAGGTCACAG GCATCAGTCAGAGCAGAATCTCTCACTGGCTCCTCCAGCAGGGCTCAGATCTCAGCGAACAGAAGAAACGAGCTTTCTATCGCTGGTACCAGCTGGAGAAGACTACGCCAG gtGCCACATTAAATATGCGGCCCACCCCTGTATCTCTGGATGAGATGGAGTGGCGTCAGACTCCGCCCCCCATAAGCTCCGCCCCTGGAAGCTTCCGTCTGCGCAGAGGCAGTCGATTCACCTGGAGGAAGGAATGTCTTGCTGTGATGGAGAG CTATTTCAGTGATAATCAATATCCAGATGAAGCCAAACGAGAGGAAATCGCCAACGCCTGCAACGCTGTTATTCAGAAACCAG GAAAGAAGCTGTCTGACTTGGAAAGAGTCACATCATTGAAAGTCTACAACTGGTTTGCCAACCGACGCAAAGAGATCAAGAGGAGGGCCAATATTG CCACAATCTTGGAGAGTCACGGGATAGATGTGCAGAGTCCCGGAGGACACTCCAACAGCGACGACGTCGACGCTAACGACTACAACGAGCAG GGTTGTGATGTTACCTATTTTGAAAAGAGAGGCGTGAACAGACCCTTTGGTTACTACCGTCTGGAGCCCACCTCACCAACACAG GATGACGCCGGCAATCACGCAGACCACCAGGACCCCATCTCTCTCGCCGTGGAGATGGCAGCTGTCAATCACAGCATCCTCGCCCTGTCCCGCCCAGGAGGCGTGGCCAGTGAAATCAAGACAGAGTCACTGGATGATGACTGA
- the hmbox1b gene encoding homeobox-containing protein 1 isoform X1 — protein MSHYTDEPRFTIEQIDLLQRLRRTGMTKPEIVHALDTLERLDREHGDKFGRRGPSDSNATNSTTSSTTPTSNNTSNATVATSSTTSTATQTQFHGNLSPSPSNSYATSPPTVLPSPVSLVAMAQNGRDALAATPNGKLSPNRYPVNSAAAVRSYGLEGSEEDLDIDDKVEELMRRDSTLVKEEIKAFLGNRRISQAVVAQVTGISQSRISHWLLQQGSDLSEQKKRAFYRWYQLEKTTPGATLNMRPTPVSLDEMEWRQTPPPISSAPGSFRLRRGSRFTWRKECLAVMESYFSDNQYPDEAKREEIANACNAVIQKPGKKLSDLERVTSLKVYNWFANRRKEIKRRANIGSFFQEATILESHGIDVQSPGGHSNSDDVDANDYNEQGCDVTYFEKRGVNRPFGYYRLEPTSPTQDDAGNHADHQDPISLAVEMAAVNHSILALSRPGGVASEIKTESLDDD, from the exons ATGTCTCACTACACAGATGAGCCACGCTTCACCATCGAGCAGATCGACCTGCTGCAGAGACTGCGGCGTACAGGTATGACCAAACCCGAGATCGTGCACGCGCTGGACACCCTGGAGCGACTCGACCGCGAGCACGGGGACAAATTTGGCCGGCGTGGCCCGTCGGACTCCAATGCCACCAACAGCACCACCTCCAGCACTACACCCACCTCAAATAACACTAGCAACGCCACCGTGGCAACCTCCTCCACCACTTCCACAGCAACACAAACACAGTTCCATGGTAATTTATCGCCGTCGCCCAGCAACAGTTACGCCACGTCTCCACCCACCGTCTTACCCTCACCGGTTTCTCTGGTCGCCATGGCGCAGAATGGGCGGGACGCTTTGGCGGCGACGCCTAATGGGAAGCTGTCGCCAAACCGGTACCCAGTGAACAGTGCGGCGGCCGTGAGATCGTATGGGCTGGAGGGGTCAGAGGAGGACCTGGATATAGACGACAAGGTGGAGGAGCTCATGAG GCGGGACAGCACCCTGGTGAAGGAAGAAATCAAAGCCTTTCTGGGCAACAGACGCATCTCACAGGCCGTGGTGGCTCAGGTCACAG GCATCAGTCAGAGCAGAATCTCTCACTGGCTCCTCCAGCAGGGCTCAGATCTCAGCGAACAGAAGAAACGAGCTTTCTATCGCTGGTACCAGCTGGAGAAGACTACGCCAG gtGCCACATTAAATATGCGGCCCACCCCTGTATCTCTGGATGAGATGGAGTGGCGTCAGACTCCGCCCCCCATAAGCTCCGCCCCTGGAAGCTTCCGTCTGCGCAGAGGCAGTCGATTCACCTGGAGGAAGGAATGTCTTGCTGTGATGGAGAG CTATTTCAGTGATAATCAATATCCAGATGAAGCCAAACGAGAGGAAATCGCCAACGCCTGCAACGCTGTTATTCAGAAACCAG GAAAGAAGCTGTCTGACTTGGAAAGAGTCACATCATTGAAAGTCTACAACTGGTTTGCCAACCGACGCAAAGAGATCAAGAGGAGGGCCAATATTG GGTCTTTTTTCCAAGAAGCCACAATCTTGGAGAGTCACGGGATAGATGTGCAGAGTCCCGGAGGACACTCCAACAGCGACGACGTCGACGCTAACGACTACAACGAGCAG GGTTGTGATGTTACCTATTTTGAAAAGAGAGGCGTGAACAGACCCTTTGGTTACTACCGTCTGGAGCCCACCTCACCAACACAG GATGACGCCGGCAATCACGCAGACCACCAGGACCCCATCTCTCTCGCCGTGGAGATGGCAGCTGTCAATCACAGCATCCTCGCCCTGTCCCGCCCAGGAGGCGTGGCCAGTGAAATCAAGACAGAGTCACTGGATGATGACTGA